One window of Microcoleus vaginatus PCC 9802 genomic DNA carries:
- a CDS encoding folate-binding protein produces MIQELHDIQAAAGATFAELTTKEIVPVSFGNDAEAIAATKKGVALYDRTHWGRIQISDSDRLRFLHNQSTNNFNILKPGQGCDTVFVTSTARTIDLATAYATEDAVLLLVSANRRRQLLELLDRYIFPMDRVELTDLTDTTVAFSFLGPESTHLLEKIGVTVLENQPYATHKLINFAGREVRVAVGSGLATPGYTLIAPASDAASLWHELLKAGAVPMGDRVWEQLRIEQGRPAPDFELTDDYNPLEARLLHTITYDKGCYIGQETIARLNTYKGVKQQLWGVQLSGAVEPGTAVTIGEEKVGKLTSFTETESGFFGLAYIRTKAGAEGLKVQVGSVSGEVVNVPFLSS; encoded by the coding sequence CTGATTCAAGAATTGCACGACATTCAAGCAGCGGCTGGTGCTACTTTTGCAGAGTTAACAACCAAAGAAATTGTGCCAGTGAGTTTTGGTAACGACGCAGAAGCGATCGCAGCAACTAAAAAAGGTGTGGCTTTGTACGATCGCACTCACTGGGGGCGCATTCAAATCTCAGACAGCGATCGACTGCGGTTCTTGCACAATCAAAGTACCAATAACTTTAATATACTCAAACCCGGTCAAGGTTGCGATACCGTTTTTGTCACATCCACCGCCCGGACGATCGACCTCGCCACCGCTTACGCGACAGAAGATGCCGTACTGCTGCTAGTTTCAGCCAACCGCCGCCGCCAACTCCTGGAATTGCTCGATCGCTATATTTTCCCAATGGATCGCGTCGAGTTAACAGATTTAACCGATACAACTGTTGCTTTCAGTTTCCTCGGCCCGGAAAGCACTCACCTATTAGAAAAAATCGGAGTTACCGTACTAGAAAATCAACCTTACGCTACTCACAAATTGATAAATTTTGCAGGTAGGGAAGTCCGAGTTGCGGTTGGTAGCGGTTTAGCAACTCCCGGATACACGTTAATTGCGCCAGCAAGCGATGCAGCAAGCTTGTGGCATGAATTACTCAAAGCTGGGGCCGTACCGATGGGCGATCGAGTTTGGGAACAACTGCGAATCGAACAAGGACGCCCCGCACCCGATTTTGAACTCACAGATGATTACAACCCCTTAGAAGCCCGTCTTTTACATACTATTACCTATGACAAAGGCTGCTACATCGGTCAAGAAACAATTGCCAGGTTGAACACCTACAAAGGAGTCAAACAGCAACTTTGGGGCGTGCAGTTGAGCGGTGCGGTTGAACCCGGAACAGCAGTCACTATTGGAGAGGAAAAAGTCGGCAAACTCACCAGTTTTACGGAAACTGAATCGGGCTTTTTTGGTCTTGCTTACATCCGCACAAAAGCCGGCGCCGAAGGACTGAAAGTGCAAGTCGGATCGGTGTCAGGGGAAGTAGTAAATGTACCTTTCTTGAGTTCGTAG
- a CDS encoding HAD family phosphatase has protein sequence MKALQHDKVVLFDHDGTVVDSETIALKSAWRLTNEVAREFPGAQHYELEDFVKSFAGKPYREILKKLYPDSFTTINERDIDRLVAEEEKRAIERLTVEAKATQGTPEVLSYLRDDGFKYALVSNSSLQRLSACLTSAALTDYFPSEHVFSAHDSLPVARPKPLPDIYLHTAKCLDADVSDCVAVEDSLSGVRAAVAAGIGHIIGYVGGTHISEDERSSRADNLQSAGAHQVIERMHDLIGLLSATPV, from the coding sequence ATGAAAGCGCTTCAGCATGATAAGGTGGTGCTTTTCGATCATGACGGAACTGTCGTTGATAGTGAAACCATAGCACTTAAGAGCGCATGGAGGCTGACAAATGAAGTGGCTCGTGAGTTCCCTGGCGCTCAACACTATGAGCTTGAGGACTTTGTTAAAAGCTTCGCCGGGAAACCCTACAGGGAAATACTCAAAAAGCTCTACCCAGACTCATTTACCACTATTAATGAGCGCGATATTGACAGGCTAGTGGCTGAAGAAGAAAAGAGAGCGATTGAACGGCTTACGGTAGAGGCAAAAGCGACTCAAGGAACGCCGGAAGTGCTGTCTTACTTGCGTGATGACGGGTTCAAATATGCCCTAGTGAGTAACAGTAGCTTACAGAGGCTGAGTGCTTGCCTGACTTCTGCTGCCCTGACCGACTATTTCCCCAGCGAGCACGTATTTAGCGCTCACGACTCTCTCCCCGTTGCGCGACCCAAACCGCTTCCTGACATCTACCTACATACAGCCAAGTGTCTGGACGCTGACGTTTCGGATTGCGTGGCAGTTGAAGATTCTCTCAGTGGGGTAAGGGCTGCCGTTGCCGCTGGAATTGGGCACATTATCGGTTATGTAGGGGGAACTCATATAAGCGAGGATGAACGAAGCAGCCGTGCAGATAATCTTCAGTCGGCTGGTGCCCACCAAGTTATTGAGCGGATGCACGATCTTATCGGTCTATTATCAGCAACCCCAGTGTAA
- a CDS encoding mannitol dehydrogenase family protein: protein MVNLLRPPSVSSSSRLGTVTGLWREQSSYDRRALNTGIVHFGPGRFFRGHLAYIIHNYLAQKGFQEQKWGICGVSLKSQQTITRLKPQRFLYTLTKHSSCAQNREEAEVIGSIREIVNGRDKCEYVLEKMASPSVHLVTLTITQGGYHLDKNFNLDTTNEDIAHDLRNPSTPTTAIGFIVEALRRRRDRSMTPFTTLSCDNLPRNGEILRKAVLAYAEEIDPQLAEYIRDNATFPNSVVDRIVPQEQESDYNYPSRLLQVRDRAPIVTEPFWQFVVEDNFTGDRPKWEDTGVIMTSDITPFLYMKSRFLNAVHSFIACLAVRAGIEYMHEAIALPEFQLFTRLLMDDIAAATPVPREMCEQYMEEVLRRLSNEDLPDTTERISSETARKVGKYIFPILQDAYSRKVSMKRIILPVAAWLLAVREEASESGQPYHAKDTQSAITAIQEGAVISGILGLENCEQTQVVDNECQQALRDLQTHGLLTTLKNYSEGGLLNESASA from the coding sequence ATGGTTAACTTACTCAGACCGCCCAGTGTTTCTTCAAGTTCTCGCCTCGGTACTGTAACTGGTTTGTGGAGGGAACAGTCTTCTTACGACAGAAGGGCGCTTAATACTGGAATCGTCCATTTCGGGCCTGGTCGTTTTTTTCGGGGCCATCTCGCCTACATAATACATAACTATCTGGCACAGAAGGGTTTCCAAGAGCAGAAATGGGGGATTTGTGGGGTTAGCCTCAAGAGTCAACAGACCATTACTAGGTTGAAACCGCAGAGATTCCTTTACACTTTGACCAAACACTCTAGTTGCGCTCAAAATCGTGAGGAAGCGGAAGTTATAGGTTCTATCAGGGAAATAGTTAATGGTAGAGACAAGTGCGAGTATGTGCTTGAAAAGATGGCGTCTCCGTCTGTGCATCTGGTGACTCTTACTATTACTCAAGGAGGGTACCATCTAGACAAGAATTTTAATCTCGACACAACGAATGAAGACATCGCGCACGATCTGCGAAATCCTTCCACTCCAACAACTGCAATTGGCTTTATCGTAGAGGCGCTACGCCGACGACGCGATCGCTCAATGACCCCGTTCACCACCCTTTCTTGCGACAACCTCCCAAGAAATGGGGAGATCCTGCGAAAAGCAGTGCTAGCTTACGCTGAAGAGATCGATCCTCAGCTTGCAGAATACATCAGGGATAACGCCACGTTCCCTAATTCGGTTGTAGACAGGATTGTGCCTCAAGAGCAAGAATCCGACTATAACTACCCCAGCCGACTGTTGCAAGTTCGCGATCGCGCACCCATTGTAACGGAACCATTTTGGCAGTTTGTCGTGGAAGACAACTTCACAGGCGATCGACCCAAGTGGGAAGATACCGGGGTGATTATGACTAGCGACATCACTCCCTTCCTCTATATGAAGTCGAGATTCTTGAATGCAGTACACTCCTTCATAGCCTGTTTAGCTGTAAGAGCAGGTATAGAGTATATGCACGAGGCGATCGCACTACCGGAATTCCAGTTGTTTACTCGGCTTCTCATGGACGATATAGCGGCAGCAACACCAGTGCCTCGCGAGATGTGTGAACAATATATGGAGGAGGTGTTACGAAGACTGAGTAACGAAGATCTTCCCGATACTACTGAGAGAATCTCTTCAGAAACAGCGAGGAAAGTAGGCAAGTATATATTTCCGATACTTCAGGATGCCTATAGCCGAAAAGTCAGCATGAAGCGGATTATACTTCCTGTTGCAGCGTGGCTTCTTGCAGTCAGAGAGGAGGCGAGCGAGTCTGGTCAGCCTTATCATGCCAAGGATACCCAAAGCGCAATTACAGCGATTCAAGAAGGCGCAGTGATTAGTGGGATTCTGGGATTGGAGAATTGCGAACAGACACAGGTCGTAGATAATGAATGCCAACAAGCTTTGCGAGATCTCCAGACCCACGGACTATTGACTACGCTTAAAAATTACAGTGAGGGAGGTCTTTTAAATGAAAGCGCTTCAGCATGA
- a CDS encoding allophycocyanin, with protein MSVVSQLILQADDELRYPSTGELQSIKDFLKTGEQRVRIATALSDSERKIVEEASKKLWKKRPDFISPGGNAYGQRERALCLRDYGWYLRLITYGILAGDKEPIESIGLIGVREMYNSLGVPVPGMVEAIRCLKEASLALLNQEDAKEAAPYFDYIAQAMS; from the coding sequence ATGAGCGTAGTTAGCCAACTAATTCTCCAAGCCGACGACGAACTTCGCTATCCCAGTACCGGCGAACTTCAAAGCATCAAAGATTTTTTAAAAACCGGAGAACAGCGGGTGCGTATTGCTACTGCGCTGTCTGACAGTGAGAGAAAAATTGTTGAAGAAGCTAGTAAAAAACTCTGGAAAAAACGACCTGATTTTATCTCTCCTGGTGGCAATGCTTACGGCCAGCGCGAACGGGCTTTGTGTCTGCGCGACTACGGCTGGTACTTGCGCCTGATTACCTACGGTATCTTGGCGGGTGACAAAGAGCCGATCGAAAGCATCGGTTTGATTGGCGTTCGGGAAATGTATAATTCTCTCGGCGTTCCAGTTCCTGGCATGGTCGAAGCTATCCGCTGTTTGAAGGAAGCTTCTTTGGCTTTGCTCAATCAGGAGGATGCTAAGGAAGCAGCTCCTTATTTTGATTATATCGCTCAAGCAATGTCTTAA
- a CDS encoding nucleoside triphosphate pyrophosphohydrolase, producing the protein MSNSESRSLTALKELIEVVAKLRSPDGGCPWDLAQTPQTLVPHIIEEAYETADAIRKGDKDAIVEELGDLLLQVILQAQIASESNQFTFDEIAAGITEKLIRRHPHVFGDVELNSVDEVNENWEKIKAAEKGTTSDKPPTLASKMSRYASTLPPITAGMKISQKAAEVSFDWENVDGVWDKFHEEMAEFEHALKHEDKAAQQSELGDIMFVLIQLARWYDLEPSAALQGTNDRFVQRFAKVEAACDRPLSDYAPEELESLWQQAKALIAKQKGDR; encoded by the coding sequence ATGTCTAATTCTGAAAGTCGATCGCTCACAGCACTCAAAGAACTTATAGAAGTTGTGGCTAAATTGCGATCGCCAGACGGCGGATGTCCTTGGGATTTAGCCCAAACTCCCCAAACTCTAGTTCCTCACATCATCGAAGAAGCTTATGAAACCGCCGATGCGATTCGCAAAGGAGATAAAGATGCGATCGTCGAAGAATTGGGCGACTTACTGTTACAGGTAATTCTGCAAGCTCAAATTGCCAGCGAATCCAATCAGTTTACCTTCGACGAAATCGCTGCGGGGATTACAGAAAAACTCATTCGGCGACATCCCCACGTCTTCGGCGATGTCGAACTCAACAGCGTCGATGAAGTCAACGAAAACTGGGAAAAAATCAAAGCTGCTGAAAAAGGCACGACTTCGGACAAGCCGCCAACTTTAGCCTCGAAAATGAGCCGTTATGCCAGCACTTTGCCGCCGATAACCGCCGGAATGAAAATCTCTCAAAAAGCTGCGGAAGTGAGTTTTGATTGGGAGAATGTAGACGGCGTTTGGGATAAATTTCACGAAGAAATGGCAGAATTTGAACACGCTCTCAAACACGAGGATAAAGCAGCGCAGCAGTCAGAATTGGGAGATATTATGTTTGTGTTGATTCAATTAGCTCGCTGGTACGATTTAGAGCCGTCGGCTGCTTTGCAGGGAACAAATGATCGCTTCGTGCAGCGGTTTGCGAAGGTAGAGGCTGCGTGCGATCGACCTTTGTCGGATTATGCCCCAGAAGAGTTAGAATCTCTGTGGCAGCAAGCTAAAGCTTTAATTGCTAAACAAAAGGGCGATCGGTAA
- a CDS encoding metal-binding protein — MPSGRTHDQITMWSLPLVAGLTFGQTQSSNLTLLVSGSFLFGGLMFGPDLDIYSCQYQRWGWFKAIWLPYQKSLRHRSFLSHGPLIGTALRILYLAIWIAVLGMLGLAIAEKVGNLGGNWQDVVLSYGRSIWEHHIEILAVYIGLELGAMSHYLSDWGGSAYKRFKKKGLSGLRPPKTIKRPKIKAPTRTSSKSIAEGRRKKEEGRRKK; from the coding sequence ATGCCCTCTGGCCGCACCCACGATCAAATAACCATGTGGAGTTTGCCCTTGGTGGCAGGCCTCACGTTTGGCCAGACTCAGAGCAGCAACCTGACTTTGCTCGTTTCCGGCAGTTTCTTATTCGGCGGGCTGATGTTTGGCCCCGACTTGGATATCTACTCCTGCCAGTATCAGCGCTGGGGATGGTTCAAAGCGATTTGGCTCCCATACCAAAAAAGCCTGCGCCACCGCTCTTTTTTGTCCCACGGCCCTCTGATCGGCACTGCTTTGCGAATCTTGTACCTCGCTATCTGGATCGCGGTTCTCGGAATGTTGGGATTGGCAATTGCCGAAAAAGTCGGGAACTTAGGCGGGAATTGGCAGGATGTGGTTTTGAGTTATGGGCGATCGATCTGGGAACACCACATCGAAATTTTAGCCGTTTACATCGGTCTAGAATTGGGCGCTATGAGCCACTATCTGAGCGATTGGGGCGGCTCGGCTTACAAAAGATTCAAAAAGAAAGGATTGAGCGGGTTGCGCCCTCCTAAGACAATTAAGAGGCCCAAAATCAAAGCTCCCACTCGCACATCTAGCAAATCCATAGCAGAAGGAAGAAGGAAGAAGGAAGAAGGAAGAAGGAAGAAGTAA
- a CDS encoding DUF72 domain-containing protein: MNPDSIVHIGTSGWSYDHWEGVLYPHQLPPRSRLDCYTQHYQTVEVNSTYYRWPPNTTFANWRERLPQGFLMTVKAPRGLTHSKRLYSPEKWLERMSDGLQCLGDRLGILLVQLPPQFGCDLARLAYFLEQVPSWIKVAVEFRHPSWHTEEVFSLLERQGAAYCVMSGALLPCILRATGSFVYVRLHGPDPNNLYGGSYSDDDLRWWADRIHEWESQGRSVFVYFNNDGEGNAVRNASKLKTFVENRTS, translated from the coding sequence ATGAACCCCGATTCGATTGTTCACATCGGCACTTCAGGCTGGAGTTACGACCATTGGGAAGGTGTGCTTTATCCCCACCAGCTACCGCCTCGCTCTAGGCTCGATTGCTATACCCAGCACTATCAAACCGTCGAAGTTAATAGCACCTACTACCGCTGGCCACCAAACACTACCTTTGCTAACTGGCGAGAGCGCCTCCCCCAAGGATTTTTGATGACCGTAAAAGCGCCCCGCGGTCTAACGCACTCCAAGCGTCTTTACTCGCCAGAAAAGTGGTTGGAACGGATGAGTGACGGACTTCAATGCCTGGGCGATCGACTCGGTATTCTGCTCGTCCAGCTTCCTCCCCAGTTCGGCTGCGATTTGGCCCGCCTAGCCTACTTTCTAGAACAGGTGCCTTCCTGGATCAAAGTAGCTGTGGAATTTCGACACCCAAGCTGGCACACAGAAGAGGTATTTTCGCTGCTAGAACGCCAAGGAGCGGCTTACTGCGTGATGAGCGGGGCGCTCCTCCCCTGTATCCTGCGCGCAACGGGATCATTCGTCTATGTGCGCCTCCACGGCCCCGACCCCAACAATCTCTACGGCGGCTCCTACTCGGATGATGATTTGCGTTGGTGGGCCGATCGCATCCACGAGTGGGAAAGCCAAGGGCGAAGCGTGTTCGTCTACTTCAACAACGACGGAGAGGGAAATGCAGTGAGGAACGCTTCAAAGCTAAAAACTTTTGTGGAGAACCGTACTTCCTGA
- a CDS encoding helix-turn-helix domain-containing protein, which yields MPGFLDFKAVVDQEKLRPVRFTDTGRGRLGKLLKAAREIRGWSIIETEMVTKEYEAALFRTAGDPVPKDVGISNATVSRYERGKLESLDWRSLSLLCFVLKPIDPVTGEALEPTNALYIACEHPPYNDAKLYE from the coding sequence ATGCCGGGATTTCTTGACTTTAAGGCTGTCGTCGATCAGGAAAAACTGCGCCCTGTGCGATTTACGGATACGGGACGCGGTAGATTGGGCAAACTTCTGAAAGCAGCTAGAGAGATTCGGGGCTGGTCAATTATTGAAACAGAAATGGTCACAAAAGAATACGAGGCCGCTCTGTTTCGGACAGCCGGAGATCCTGTGCCAAAAGATGTCGGTATTAGTAATGCTACTGTTAGTCGCTACGAACGCGGGAAGTTAGAAAGTTTGGATTGGCGATCGCTCTCTCTGTTATGCTTTGTGCTCAAGCCGATCGACCCGGTGACAGGAGAGGCTCTGGAACCGACAAATGCTTTATATATCGCGTGCGAACATCCGCCGTACAATGACGCGAAGCTTTACGAGTAG